One part of the Neodiprion virginianus isolate iyNeoVirg1 chromosome 3, iyNeoVirg1.1, whole genome shotgun sequence genome encodes these proteins:
- the LOC124301611 gene encoding uncharacterized protein LOC124301611 has protein sequence MIASVENSTLKQYESSYKLWWEFNQETQSDPFSITAKKVLSFLTKRFQDGASYGTINSGKAALALIAREEISNSDLINRFMRGVYKKRPGRPRYDTIWDVDPVLDKLAEWYPLEPLKLKKVTKKLVLLLALGTAHRIQTLAAIKISNIIETQKGLEIKIPEHIKTSRAGAVQPLLKLPFFEHKPGLCIARTLLHYLTITKDLRGKEDYLLISFQKPHAKVSRDTIGRWIKSTLKELGVDERYTAHSTRHAATSKAAEKGVNIDEIKRIAGWSQKSKVFADFYNLPIKIQDDDFAKRVMLT, from the coding sequence ATGATCGCGTCAGTGGAAAACTCAACTCTCAAGCAATATGAATCTTCGTATAAACTTTGGTGGGAATTTAATCAAGAGACCCAGTCTGACCCTTTCAGCATCACAGCCAAAAAAGTGCTATCTTTCTTGACGAAAAGATTCCAAGATGGTGCCAGCTACGGAACCATCAACTCTGGAAAAGCGGCGCTAGCACTGATAGCGAGAGAGGAAATCTCTAACTCCGATCTCATCAACAGGTTTATGCGAGGCGTATACAAGAAGAGACCTGGCCGACCTAGGTACGACACAATCTGGGATGTAGACCCAGTGCTGGATAAACTTGCGGAGTGGTATCCCCTCGAACCTCTCAAACTAAAAAAGGTCACCAAAAAACTAGTACTACTCTTAGCACTAGGAACAGCACATCGTATTCAGACGCTAGCCGCTATAAAAATAAGTAACATAATAGAGACTCAAAAAGGTCTGGAAATAAAGATTCCGGAACACATAAAAACATCCAGGGCAGGAGCCGTTCAGCCCCTGCTAAAACTACCGTTCTTCGAACACAAACCTGGACTATGCATCGCAAGAACTTTGCTACATTACTTAACAATAACTAAAGACTTAAGAGGAAAAGAAGACTACTTGCTGATATCTTTCCAAAAACCACATGCAAAAGTCTCAAGAGACACCATTGGGCGATGGATAAAAAGTACGCTTAAAGAACTCGGAGTAGACGAGCGATATACTGCCCACAGTACACGACATGCTGCGACGTCGAAGGCGGCCGAGAAAGGTGTCAACATAgacgaaataaaaagaatcgcGGGATGGTCCCAGAAATCGAAGGTCTTCGCGGATTTCTACAACCTCCCGATCAAGATCCAAGACGACGACTTCGCGAAGAGGGTCATGTTgacataa